In Pseudomonas fakonensis, one DNA window encodes the following:
- a CDS encoding heme lyase CcmF/NrfE family subunit, producing MIPELGQLAMILAICFAAVQASVPLLGAWRGDSLWMGLARPAAWGQFAFLAFAFACLTHAFMTDNFSVAYVASNSNSALPWYYKFSAVWGAHEGSLLLWALILGGWTFAVSVFSRQLPQVMLARVLAVMGMISVGFLSFLIITSNPFSRLLPQVPANGRDLNPLLQDFGLIVHPPMLYMGYVGFSVAFAFAIAALLGGRLDAAWARWSRPWTIVAWAFLGVGITLGSWWAYYELGWGGWWFWDPVENASFMPWLVGTALIHSLAVTEKRGVFKSWTVLLAIAAFSLSLLGTFLVRSGVLTSVHAFAADPSRGIFILIFLLFVVGGSLTLFALRAPVVKSQVGFALWSRETLLLANNLVLVVAASMILLGTLYPLVLDALTGAKLSVGPPYFDALFLPLMALLMLVLGVGVLVRWKDTPGKWLAGMLTPVLVGSAVLAPVAGLIVDDFDWPALSVFALAAWVVLSGVRDILDKTRHKGLGKGLAGLTRSYWGMQLAHLGLVVCALGVVLSSNNSAERDLRMAPGESVELGGYHFLFEGARHFEGPNFISDKGTIRVSRDGREVSVLHPEKRLYTVQQSMMTEAGIDAGFTRDLYVALGEPLENGAWAVRVHIKPYVRWIWLGGLLTGLGGLLAAFDRRYRVKVKTRVREALGVSGATA from the coding sequence GTGATCCCCGAACTCGGGCAGTTGGCAATGATCCTGGCGATCTGCTTCGCCGCGGTGCAGGCCAGCGTACCGCTGCTCGGCGCGTGGCGCGGCGACAGCCTGTGGATGGGCCTGGCGCGCCCGGCGGCCTGGGGGCAGTTCGCCTTTTTGGCGTTCGCCTTCGCCTGCCTGACCCACGCCTTCATGACCGACAACTTCTCGGTCGCCTATGTGGCCAGCAACTCCAACAGCGCCTTGCCCTGGTACTACAAGTTCAGCGCCGTGTGGGGTGCCCACGAAGGCTCGCTGCTGCTGTGGGCGCTGATTCTGGGGGGCTGGACCTTCGCCGTGTCGGTGTTCTCGCGCCAGCTGCCGCAGGTGATGCTGGCCCGGGTGCTGGCGGTGATGGGCATGATCAGCGTGGGCTTTTTGAGCTTTTTGATCATCACCTCCAACCCGTTCTCGCGCCTGCTGCCGCAGGTGCCGGCCAACGGCCGCGACCTCAACCCGCTGCTGCAGGACTTTGGCCTGATCGTCCACCCGCCGATGCTGTACATGGGCTACGTGGGCTTCTCGGTGGCCTTCGCCTTCGCCATCGCCGCGCTGCTGGGCGGCCGCCTGGACGCGGCCTGGGCGCGCTGGTCGCGGCCCTGGACCATCGTTGCCTGGGCGTTTCTCGGCGTGGGCATCACCCTGGGTTCATGGTGGGCCTACTACGAGTTGGGCTGGGGTGGCTGGTGGTTCTGGGACCCGGTAGAAAACGCCTCGTTCATGCCCTGGCTGGTGGGCACGGCGCTGATTCACTCGTTGGCGGTGACCGAAAAGCGCGGCGTGTTCAAGAGCTGGACCGTGCTGCTGGCCATCGCCGCGTTCTCGCTGAGCCTGCTGGGTACCTTCCTGGTGCGCTCCGGGGTGCTGACTTCGGTGCACGCCTTTGCTGCCGACCCGTCGCGCGGCATTTTCATCCTGATCTTCCTGTTGTTCGTGGTCGGCGGCTCGCTGACCTTGTTCGCCCTGCGCGCGCCAGTGGTCAAGAGCCAGGTCGGCTTTGCCCTGTGGTCGCGCGAAACGCTGCTGCTGGCCAACAACCTGGTGCTGGTGGTGGCAGCTTCGATGATTCTGCTGGGTACCCTGTACCCGCTGGTGCTCGATGCCCTGACCGGGGCCAAGCTGTCGGTCGGCCCGCCGTACTTCGACGCGTTGTTCCTGCCGCTGATGGCTTTGCTGATGCTGGTGCTGGGCGTGGGCGTGCTGGTGCGCTGGAAGGACACCCCCGGCAAATGGCTGGCCGGCATGCTCACCCCGGTGCTGGTGGGCAGCGCGGTGCTGGCGCCGGTGGCCGGGCTGATCGTCGACGACTTCGACTGGCCGGCACTGAGCGTATTCGCCCTGGCCGCCTGGGTGGTGCTCAGCGGTGTGCGCGATATCCTCGACAAGACCCGGCACAAGGGCCTGGGCAAGGGCCTGGCGGGTTTGACCCGCAGCTACTGGGGCATGCAGCTGGCCCACCTGGGCCTGGTGGTGTGCGCCCTGGGCGTGGTGCTGTCGAGCAACAACAGCGCCGAGCGTGACCTGCGCATGGCGCCGGGCGAGAGCGTCGAGCTTGGCGGTTATCACTTCCTGTTCGAAGGTGCCAGGCACTTCGAAGGGCCGAACTTCATCTCTGACAAGGGCACCATCCGCGTGTCCCGCGACGGCCGTGAGGTGAGCGTGCTGCACCCGGAGAAGCGCCTGTACACCGTGCAGCAGTCGATGATGACCGAGGCCGGCATCGATGCAGGCTTTACCCGTGACCTGTATGTCGCCCTGGGCGAGC
- the ccmE gene encoding cytochrome c maturation protein CcmE translates to MNPQRKKRLFIILGLLAGVGVAVGFALSALQQNINLFYTPTQIANGEAPLDTRIRAGGMVEKGSVQRSADSLDVRFVVTDYSKSVPITYRGILPDLFREGQGIVALGKLNADGVVVADEVLAKHDEKYMPPEVTKALKESGQAATDTQAKP, encoded by the coding sequence GTGAATCCGCAGCGCAAGAAACGCCTGTTCATCATCCTCGGCCTGCTGGCCGGTGTCGGCGTGGCCGTGGGCTTTGCCCTGAGCGCCCTGCAACAGAACATCAACCTGTTTTACACCCCCACCCAGATCGCCAACGGCGAAGCGCCGCTGGACACGCGCATCCGCGCCGGCGGCATGGTCGAGAAGGGCTCGGTGCAGCGCTCGGCCGACTCGCTGGATGTGCGCTTCGTGGTCACCGACTACAGCAAGTCGGTGCCGATCACCTACCGCGGCATCCTCCCCGACCTGTTCCGCGAAGGGCAGGGCATCGTCGCCCTGGGCAAGCTCAACGCCGACGGCGTGGTAGTAGCTGACGAAGTGCTGGCCAAGCACGACGAGAAATACATGCCGCCAGAAGTCACCAAGGCCCTCAAAGAAAGCGGCCAGGCCGCCACCGACACGCAGGCCAAGCCATGA
- the ccmD gene encoding heme exporter protein CcmD, producing MSFASFSDFLAMGHHGLYVWSAYGICLAVLALNVATPLLARRRYLQEEARRLRRETKP from the coding sequence ATGAGCTTTGCTTCCTTCAGTGATTTCCTCGCCATGGGCCACCATGGCCTGTACGTCTGGTCGGCCTATGGCATTTGCCTGGCGGTGCTGGCGCTGAATGTCGCCACCCCGCTGCTGGCCCGGCGTCGCTATTTGCAAGAAGAGGCGCGACGACTGCGCCGGGAGACCAAACCGTGA
- a CDS encoding heme ABC transporter permease, which produces MKISWTWFHKLGSPKWFYAISGRMLPWLAVSAVLLLVVGITWGLAFAPQDYQQGNSFRIIYIHVPAAMLAQSCYVLLAVAGVVGLVWKMKLADVALQCAAPIGAWMTAVALVTGAIWGKPTWGSWWVWDARLTSMLILLFLYFGIIALGQAISNRDSAAKACAVLAIVGVVNIPIIKYSVEWWNTLHQGATFTLTEKPAMPAEMWLPLLCTALGFYCFFGAVLLLRMRLEVLKREARASWVRDEVLNSLGREDAR; this is translated from the coding sequence ATGAAAATAAGCTGGACGTGGTTCCACAAACTGGGCTCGCCGAAATGGTTCTATGCCATCAGCGGCCGCATGCTGCCTTGGCTGGCGGTGTCTGCCGTGCTGTTGCTGGTGGTGGGCATCACCTGGGGCCTGGCCTTCGCCCCGCAGGATTACCAGCAGGGCAACAGCTTCCGCATCATCTATATCCACGTGCCGGCGGCCATGCTGGCGCAGTCGTGCTACGTGCTGCTGGCGGTGGCCGGGGTGGTGGGGCTGGTGTGGAAAATGAAACTGGCCGACGTGGCGCTGCAGTGCGCGGCGCCGATCGGCGCCTGGATGACCGCCGTGGCGCTGGTCACCGGCGCGATCTGGGGCAAGCCCACCTGGGGCAGCTGGTGGGTGTGGGACGCGCGCCTGACCTCGATGCTGATCCTGCTGTTCTTGTACTTCGGCATCATCGCCCTGGGCCAGGCCATCAGCAACCGCGACAGCGCGGCCAAGGCCTGCGCGGTACTGGCCATCGTCGGCGTGGTGAACATCCCGATCATCAAGTACTCGGTGGAGTGGTGGAACACCCTGCACCAGGGCGCCACCTTCACCCTCACCGAAAAACCCGCGATGCCGGCCGAAATGTGGCTGCCGCTGCTGTGCACGGCGCTGGGTTTCTACTGCTTCTTCGGCGCGGTGCTGCTGCTGCGCATGCGCCTTGAAGTGCTCAAGCGCGAGGCGCGCGCCAGTTGGGTCAGGGATGAAGTGTTGAACAGCCTGGGGCGGGAGGACGCGCGATGA
- the ccmB gene encoding heme exporter protein CcmB has protein sequence MSVFLLLLRREARLLFRRPAELANPLVFFAIVVALFPLAVGPESQLLQTLSPGLVWVAALLAVLLSLDGLFRSDFEDGSLEQWVLSPHPLALLVLAKVLAHWIFSGLALVLLAPLLALMLGLPPSCLPVLLASLLLGTPVLSLLGAVGAALTVGLKRGGLLLALLILPLYIPVLILGSGALQAALQNMPATGQLLWLASLTALTVTLAPFAIAAGLKISVGE, from the coding sequence ATGAGCGTATTCCTACTGTTGTTGCGCCGCGAAGCGCGCCTGCTGTTCCGCCGCCCGGCAGAGCTTGCCAACCCGCTGGTGTTCTTCGCCATCGTGGTGGCGCTGTTCCCCTTGGCGGTCGGCCCGGAAAGCCAATTGTTGCAAACCTTGTCGCCGGGATTGGTGTGGGTGGCGGCGCTGCTGGCGGTGTTGCTGTCGCTGGACGGCCTGTTTCGCAGTGATTTTGAAGACGGTTCACTGGAACAGTGGGTGCTTTCGCCGCACCCGCTGGCGCTGCTGGTGCTGGCCAAGGTGCTGGCCCACTGGATATTTTCCGGGCTGGCGCTGGTATTGTTGGCGCCGTTGCTGGCGCTGATGCTGGGGTTGCCGCCCAGCTGCCTGCCGGTGCTGCTGGCCTCTTTGTTGCTTGGCACCCCGGTGCTGAGTTTGCTCGGGGCGGTGGGCGCGGCGCTGACGGTCGGCCTCAAGCGTGGCGGCCTGCTGCTGGCGCTGTTGATTCTGCCGTTGTATATCCCTGTATTGATCCTGGGCAGTGGTGCGTTGCAGGCCGCGTTGCAGAATATGCCGGCCACCGGCCAACTGCTCTGGCTTGCCAGCCTGACTGCCCTGACCGTGACACTGGCACCCTTTGCGATCGCCGCCGGGCTGAAAATCAGCGTCGGCGAATAA
- the ccmA gene encoding cytochrome c biogenesis heme-transporting ATPase CcmA codes for MTLHLQAAGLACERDWRLLFEHLDFELRPGDMLQIAGPNGSGKTSLLRLLAGLMQPTAGQILFNGLPLAEQRHALASILLWIGHAAGIKDLLTAEENLAWLCALHRPATSGAIWQALEAVGLRGFEDVPCHTLSAGQQRRVALARLYLDSPPLWILDEPFTALDKQGVAQLEAHLAAHCEQGGTVVLTTHHTLAHTPSGYRELNLGQWAA; via the coding sequence GTGACCCTTCACCTCCAAGCTGCGGGCCTGGCCTGCGAGCGCGACTGGCGCCTGCTGTTCGAGCACCTGGACTTCGAACTGCGCCCCGGCGACATGCTGCAGATCGCCGGGCCCAACGGCAGCGGCAAGACCAGCCTGCTGCGTTTGCTGGCCGGGCTGATGCAGCCGACCGCCGGGCAGATCTTGTTCAACGGCCTGCCATTGGCCGAGCAGCGCCATGCCCTGGCCAGCATTCTGCTGTGGATCGGCCATGCCGCCGGCATCAAGGACCTGCTCACCGCCGAAGAAAACCTCGCCTGGCTCTGCGCCCTGCACCGGCCGGCCACCTCGGGGGCCATCTGGCAGGCGCTGGAGGCGGTCGGCCTGCGCGGCTTCGAGGATGTGCCCTGCCACACCCTGTCGGCCGGCCAGCAGCGCCGCGTGGCATTGGCCCGGCTGTACCTGGACAGCCCGCCGCTATGGATTCTCGACGAACCGTTCACCGCCCTCGACAAGCAGGGCGTCGCACAACTGGAAGCGCACCTGGCGGCCCACTGCGAGCAAGGCGGCACGGTGGTGCTGACCACCCACCACACACTGGCGCATACACCGTCCGGCTACCGTGAACTGAACCTGGGGCAATGGGCGGCATGA
- a CDS encoding flagellar hook-length control protein FliK has product MTEINSLGAQTALNTQVVKATMTGDLLRLLQPQPGVVAEGETAQAEVLSLRQVGQTYMMLMRLSANSGQQTQVQTSASFPLPQGSQVSVTQTQNNELALVVQAGKANNVATLTRLDTSQTPVGTLLQGKVVTTQALPQNPGEVASYRSLVTLLSSSQAGTTLTIDSPRPLPVGSLLSAVVQGDQSLRFVPLSGRQDQLAVAQQLATQQSQQASLPGLLNALQQVARSPDTGAELRASAERLLASLPQARELADPKTLTQSLNNSGAFLEAKLLGGLAGSVAPDLKAQLVRLVAQLPAPPAGTLASPTLVASTLAQAVPGFARNALGMLGQFSPRPQPGAFPLPSRLLQALENEGDLQQLLRLAAGAVSRLQSHALSSLQQSGTLENGNLQTSWQTEVPIRHGQEFIPLQVKLQREETPEQKAGREREPEQRDPLQALWRIELAFDLAPLGPLQVQAQLAQGRLTGQLWAEQERTARLIDSQLGTLRERLLARGLDVGDLECFPGTPPQGPRTRLEQRWVDETA; this is encoded by the coding sequence ATGACTGAAATCAATAGTCTCGGCGCACAAACTGCGTTAAACACGCAGGTGGTCAAGGCGACCATGACCGGCGACCTGCTGCGCCTGCTGCAACCCCAGCCTGGGGTAGTGGCCGAAGGCGAGACCGCGCAGGCCGAGGTGCTGTCGCTGCGCCAGGTGGGCCAGACCTACATGATGCTGATGCGCCTGAGCGCCAACAGCGGCCAGCAGACCCAGGTGCAGACCAGCGCCAGCTTCCCCCTGCCCCAGGGCAGCCAGGTCAGCGTCACGCAAACCCAGAACAACGAACTGGCGCTGGTGGTGCAGGCCGGCAAGGCCAACAACGTCGCCACCCTTACCCGCCTGGACACCAGCCAGACCCCGGTGGGCACCCTGCTGCAAGGCAAGGTGGTCACCACCCAGGCACTGCCGCAAAACCCGGGCGAGGTGGCCAGCTACCGCTCGCTGGTAACCCTGCTGAGCAGCAGCCAGGCCGGCACCACCCTGACCATCGACAGCCCCCGGCCGCTGCCGGTGGGCAGCCTGCTCAGCGCCGTGGTGCAGGGCGACCAGTCGCTGCGCTTCGTGCCTTTGAGCGGTCGCCAGGACCAGTTGGCCGTGGCCCAGCAGTTGGCCACCCAGCAAAGCCAGCAGGCCTCGTTGCCGGGCCTGCTCAATGCCCTGCAGCAAGTTGCCCGCTCGCCCGATACCGGCGCCGAGCTGCGCGCCAGCGCCGAACGCCTGCTGGCCAGCCTGCCTCAGGCGCGCGAGCTGGCTGATCCGAAAACCCTCACGCAAAGCCTGAACAACAGTGGCGCCTTCCTCGAAGCCAAGCTGCTGGGCGGCCTGGCCGGCAGTGTAGCGCCCGACCTCAAGGCGCAACTGGTGCGCCTGGTCGCCCAGTTGCCCGCCCCACCCGCCGGCACCCTGGCCAGCCCCACGCTGGTCGCCAGCACCCTGGCCCAGGCCGTACCGGGCTTTGCCCGTAACGCCCTGGGCATGCTCGGCCAGTTCAGCCCGCGCCCGCAGCCGGGCGCTTTCCCCCTGCCCTCGCGCCTGTTGCAGGCCCTGGAGAACGAAGGCGACCTGCAACAGCTGCTGCGCCTGGCCGCCGGCGCCGTGTCGCGCCTGCAAAGCCATGCGCTGTCCAGCCTGCAACAAAGCGGCACCCTGGAAAACGGCAACCTGCAAACCAGCTGGCAGACCGAAGTGCCGATCCGCCACGGGCAGGAATTCATCCCCCTGCAGGTCAAGCTGCAGCGCGAGGAAACCCCGGAACAAAAGGCAGGCCGCGAGCGCGAGCCAGAACAACGCGACCCGCTGCAGGCCCTGTGGCGCATTGAACTGGCCTTCGACCTGGCGCCGCTGGGGCCGCTGCAGGTGCAGGCGCAACTGGCCCAGGGGCGTTTGACTGGCCAGTTGTGGGCCGAGCAGGAGCGCACCGCAAGGCTGATCGACAGCCAGCTGGGCACCCTGCGCGAGCGCCTGCTGGCACGCGGCCTGGATGTCGGCGACCTGGAGTGCTTTCCCGGCACCCCGCCACAAGGGCCGCGCACGCGCCTGGAACAACGCTGGGTGGACGAAACCGCATGA
- a CDS encoding EscU/YscU/HrcU family type III secretion system export apparatus switch protein, which produces MKHKQPRQAIALSYDGQQAPTLSAKGDDELAEAILAIAREHEVPIYENAELVRLLARLELGEQIPEALYLTIAEIIAFAWQLRGKVPAGFDDSPPGERDITPDLPRLPRHS; this is translated from the coding sequence ATGAAGCACAAGCAACCGCGCCAGGCCATCGCCCTGAGTTACGACGGCCAGCAGGCCCCCACCCTTAGCGCCAAGGGCGACGACGAACTGGCCGAGGCCATCCTCGCCATTGCTCGCGAACACGAAGTGCCCATCTACGAAAACGCCGAACTGGTGCGCCTGCTGGCGCGCCTGGAGCTGGGCGAGCAAATCCCCGAGGCGCTGTACCTGACCATCGCCGAAATCATCGCCTTTGCCTGGCAGTTGCGCGGCAAGGTGCCGGCGGGCTTTGACGACAGCCCACCGGGCGAGCGCGACATCACTCCGGACCTGCCGCGCCTGCCCCGTCACTCCTGA
- a CDS encoding DUF2802 domain-containing protein, translated as MIFEVAVIFLALLWALSLWFFLNYSKRQRELAGQQAEGDALRDQRIKDLAKRLDDYQNGTVRMGEAIHELRAVVAPLPDKLQQLEQRDPNNVTFAQAAKLVGMGASVEELTQTCGLTQAEAQLMSKLHRGE; from the coding sequence TTGATTTTCGAGGTTGCTGTCATCTTCCTGGCGCTGCTGTGGGCGCTGAGCCTGTGGTTCTTCCTCAACTACAGCAAGCGCCAGCGCGAGCTGGCCGGCCAGCAGGCCGAGGGCGATGCGCTGCGTGACCAGCGCATCAAGGATTTGGCCAAGCGCCTGGACGACTACCAGAACGGTACCGTGCGCATGGGCGAGGCAATCCACGAGCTGCGTGCGGTGGTGGCGCCGTTGCCGGACAAGCTGCAGCAACTGGAGCAGCGCGACCCGAACAACGTCACCTTCGCCCAGGCGGCCAAGCTGGTGGGCATGGGTGCCAGCGTCGAGGAACTGACCCAGACCTGCGGCCTGACCCAGGCCGAGGCGCAGTTGATGAGCAAGTTGCACCGCGGCGAATAA
- a CDS encoding chemotaxis protein CheW: protein MKKSSAQGSEDPILQWVTFRLDNESYGINVMQVQEVLRYTEIAPVPGAPSYVLGIINLRGNVVTVIDTRQRFGLMPSDVTDNTRIVIIEADKQVVGILVDSVAEVVYLRQSEIETAPNVGNEESAKFIQGVCNKNGELLILVELDKMMTEEEWSELENI from the coding sequence ATGAAAAAGTCGTCTGCACAAGGTTCCGAAGATCCGATCCTGCAGTGGGTAACCTTCCGTCTGGACAACGAGTCCTACGGCATCAACGTCATGCAGGTGCAGGAAGTCCTGCGCTACACCGAAATCGCCCCGGTACCGGGTGCGCCAAGCTACGTGCTGGGCATCATCAACCTGCGCGGCAACGTGGTGACGGTGATCGACACCCGCCAGCGCTTCGGCCTGATGCCAAGCGATGTGACCGACAACACCCGTATCGTCATCATCGAGGCTGACAAGCAAGTGGTCGGCATCCTGGTCGACAGCGTGGCTGAGGTGGTGTACCTGCGCCAGTCCGAGATCGAAACCGCACCGAACGTCGGCAACGAAGAGTCGGCCAAGTTCATCCAGGGCGTGTGCAACAAGAACGGCGAGCTGCTGATTCTGGTCGAGCTGGACAAGATGATGACCGAGGAAGAGTGGTCTGAGCTGGAGAACATCTGA
- a CDS encoding CheW domain-containing protein, with protein sequence MNQAPHITSKPQMALQSYLDGLLQEATESFEMPVDVPPAKAAPDDDFEAAVREEQAADARRQAVSQPVAARPFAEPQAKVLPTILPPAQPRPEPVVSVVESQVVAEASIPVLTEVQVAEPVAPLVDVHLPAPAAPVPPASVDGRPDWAAEPFECLLFDVAGLTLAVPLVCLGSIYSLAGQELTPLFGQPDWFLGILSCQAGNLKVLDTARWVMPDRYRDDFRQGLQYVISVQGYEWGLAVHQVSRSLRLDPNEIKWRSQRGQRPWLAGTVIEHMCALLDVAALAELIASGAVKQMNTKHN encoded by the coding sequence ATGAACCAAGCGCCGCACATTACCAGCAAGCCGCAGATGGCCCTGCAGTCGTACCTCGACGGCCTGTTGCAGGAGGCCACCGAGTCATTCGAGATGCCGGTCGATGTACCGCCGGCCAAGGCTGCGCCTGACGATGATTTCGAAGCCGCGGTGCGCGAAGAGCAGGCCGCCGATGCGCGCCGCCAGGCCGTATCGCAACCTGTTGCCGCGCGGCCATTCGCCGAGCCACAGGCCAAGGTGCTGCCGACCATCCTGCCACCGGCGCAGCCGCGGCCGGAGCCGGTGGTCAGCGTGGTGGAAAGCCAGGTGGTGGCCGAGGCCAGCATTCCGGTACTGACTGAAGTCCAGGTGGCAGAGCCTGTGGCACCGCTGGTCGACGTGCACCTGCCGGCACCTGCCGCGCCAGTACCGCCAGCCAGCGTCGACGGCCGCCCGGACTGGGCCGCCGAGCCGTTCGAGTGCCTGTTGTTCGACGTCGCCGGGCTGACGCTTGCGGTACCGCTGGTGTGCCTGGGCTCGATCTACAGCCTGGCCGGCCAGGAGCTGACGCCGCTGTTCGGCCAGCCGGACTGGTTCCTCGGCATCCTCAGCTGCCAGGCGGGCAACCTGAAGGTGCTCGACACCGCGCGCTGGGTCATGCCCGACCGCTACCGCGACGACTTCCGCCAGGGTTTGCAGTACGTGATTTCGGTACAGGGCTACGAATGGGGGCTGGCGGTACACCAGGTCAGCCGCTCGCTGCGTCTGGACCCCAACGAGATCAAGTGGCGCAGCCAGCGTGGCCAGCGCCCGTGGCTGGCCGGCACGGTGATCGAACACATGTGCGCCTTGCTGGATGTGGCTGCGCTGGCCGAGCTGATCGCCAGTGGCGCGGTCAAGCAGATGAACACCAAACACAACTGA
- a CDS encoding ParA family protein — translation MRVWAVANQKGGVGKTTTTIALAGLLAEAGKRVVVVDLDPHGSMTSYFGHNPDALEHSSYDLFLHKGSVPDGLPGQLLLPTSDERISLLPSSTALAVLERQSPGQSGLGLVIAKSLAQLWQDFDFALIDSPPLLGVLMVNALAASQQLVIPVQTEFLAVKGLERMVGTLAMVNRSRKQALPYQIVPTLFDRRTQASLGTLKVLRDTYGEQVWQGYIPVDTRLRDASRKGVTPSQFDGKSRGVIAYRALLKHLLTYRNALQVA, via the coding sequence ATGAGAGTCTGGGCAGTAGCCAATCAAAAAGGTGGCGTCGGCAAGACCACCACCACCATCGCCCTGGCCGGCCTGCTGGCCGAGGCGGGCAAGCGCGTGGTCGTGGTCGACCTCGACCCCCATGGCTCGATGACCAGCTATTTCGGGCACAACCCTGACGCACTCGAGCACAGCAGCTACGACCTGTTCCTGCACAAGGGCAGTGTGCCTGACGGCCTGCCGGGCCAGTTGCTGCTACCCACCAGTGACGAGCGTATTTCGCTGTTGCCGTCGAGCACCGCCCTGGCGGTACTTGAGCGCCAGTCACCGGGCCAGAGTGGCCTGGGCCTGGTGATCGCCAAGAGCTTGGCGCAGCTGTGGCAGGATTTCGATTTCGCCCTGATCGACAGCCCGCCGTTGCTCGGCGTGCTGATGGTCAACGCCCTGGCCGCCAGCCAGCAGCTGGTGATCCCGGTGCAAACCGAATTTCTCGCGGTCAAGGGCCTGGAGCGCATGGTCGGCACCCTGGCCATGGTCAACCGCTCGCGCAAGCAGGCGCTGCCCTATCAGATCGTCCCGACCCTGTTCGACCGCCGCACCCAGGCTTCGCTTGGCACCCTCAAGGTACTGCGCGACACCTACGGCGAGCAGGTCTGGCAGGGTTACATTCCGGTCGACACACGCCTGCGTGATGCCAGCCGCAAGGGTGTCACCCCCTCGCAGTTCGATGGCAAGAGCCGCGGCGTGATCGCCTACCGCGCGCTGCTCAAGCACCTGCTTACCTACCGCAACGCATTGCAGGTGGCCTGA
- the motD gene encoding flagellar motor protein MotD translates to MARRRRVEEHENHERWLVSYADFITLLFAFFVVMYSISSINEGKYKQISQALIGVFNDPERSTRPIPIGEERPVTVKPAEPLIKDSEQTDAGLAQTSVDPLKSIADDVRDAFGDLIKSDQMTVRGNELWVEIELNSALLFGSGDAMPSDVAFEIIEKVAKILKPFANPVHVEGFTDNLPIRTAQYPTNWELSSARAASIVRLLAMEGVNPARMASVGYGEYQPVASNETADGRSRNRRVVLVISRNLEVRRSLTGSGSANATPDAALRRAGTQSAPATPASVAGQ, encoded by the coding sequence ATGGCCCGTCGTCGTCGCGTAGAGGAACACGAAAACCACGAACGCTGGCTGGTGTCGTATGCCGACTTCATCACCTTGCTGTTCGCCTTTTTCGTGGTCATGTACTCCATTTCCTCGATCAACGAGGGCAAGTACAAGCAGATCTCCCAGGCGCTGATCGGGGTGTTCAACGACCCCGAGCGCAGCACCCGGCCGATCCCCATCGGCGAAGAGCGCCCGGTGACGGTCAAACCGGCCGAGCCGTTGATCAAGGACAGCGAGCAGACCGACGCCGGCCTTGCCCAGACCAGCGTCGACCCGCTCAAGAGCATCGCCGACGATGTGCGTGATGCGTTCGGCGACCTGATCAAGAGCGACCAGATGACCGTACGCGGCAACGAGCTGTGGGTGGAGATCGAACTCAACTCGGCGCTGCTGTTCGGCAGTGGCGACGCCATGCCCAGCGATGTCGCCTTCGAGATCATCGAAAAGGTGGCGAAGATTCTCAAGCCGTTCGCCAACCCGGTGCACGTCGAGGGCTTTACCGACAACCTGCCGATTCGTACGGCGCAGTACCCGACCAACTGGGAGCTGTCATCGGCCCGGGCGGCGAGCATCGTGCGCCTGCTGGCGATGGAAGGGGTGAACCCGGCGCGCATGGCCTCTGTTGGCTACGGCGAGTACCAGCCGGTGGCCAGCAACGAAACGGCCGACGGCCGCTCGCGCAACCGCCGGGTGGTGCTGGTGATTTCCCGCAACCTCGAAGTGCGCCGCAGCCTGACCGGCAGCGGCAGCGCCAATGCCACGCCAGATGCCGCGTTGCGCCGGGCTGGCACACAAAGTGCACCAGCCACGCCAGCATCGGTGGCGGGGCAGTAA